DNA from Aliarcobacter butzleri:
AACCGACTTGTTGGACTTATTGGGCAAAGAGGTGTGGGAAAAACTACACTTTTGCTTCAATACCTAAAACAAAACTTCAAAGCTCTTGAATATCTCTATTTTAGTGCCGATGATGTTTATATCATCAATAGTTCAATTTATGATATAGCCGATGAATTTGTAAGACTTGGTGGGAAAGTAATTGTAATTGATGAAATACATAAATACCAAAATTGGGCGAATGAGATAAAAACCATTTATGACAGTTTCCCTGAACTTATCATCCGATTTAGTGGTTCTTCAATGCTAAATATTTTAAATGAAAAATTTGATTTAAGCAGAAGATGTGTTATAAGTTATGTAAAACCTCTAAGTTTCAGAGAGTTTTTGAAACTCTCTGAAAATATCAATGTTCCACAACTCTCTTTTGAAGAGATTCTAAACAATCACAATGAATTAAGTAGCACTTTAGCCCTAGAAAATCCAACTTTGTATAAAAGTTTTTTTAAATATCTTCAAATAGGTTTTTATCCATTTTTTATAGAAGATGAAATTGAATACAAAAATAAACTTTTTAATGCGTGTGAAAAAATCATCAATGAAGATATTCCCTCTTTAAATAAAATAGAATATACACACCTAAGTATTTTTAAAAAATTTATAGCAAAACTAATTTATGCAAAAGTACCATTTAAAGTAAATATTGCCGAACTTTGCAGAGAATTTGGAGTTTCTCACCCTACTTTAGCAACATATTTAGAGATTTTACAAAACTCAAAACTGATTAAACCCATCAAAAAACAGTCAAATAATATCTCCAAAAAACCAGAAAAACTACTCTTTGGAAATACAAATTTGCTTTACACTTTCGCCGATGAGTTTGGTGTGGAAGTAGATATTGGAACTGTGAGAGAAACATTTTTTACAAGTTGTTTTGACACGATTTATTATAGTGATATTGGAGATTTTAGTGTAGATGGATATATCTTTGAAATTGGTGGGAAAAATAAAAAATTCACCCAAATCAAAGATATAAATAACAGTTATCTAGTCATAGATACAGACTACACCATGGAAAAAAATAAAATTCCACTATGGCTTTTTGGGCTTTTATATTGAATTATTGATAAGAAAAATAAAGGATTAAAATATGGAACTGGTAAACAATCAACAAATAAACTTTAAACAGCTATTTATTACTATTTTAATAGTATATCAATTAAGTATTAAATATTATAAAATAAAATTATATTAATATTTTAGATAATATAAATCGAAAAAAAGGAATATATTTTGACAAACAGAATGAAGCAACCTCGTTTATTTTCAATTAATAATATTGAATCAAAATATAAATTTATAGATTTATTTGCAGGTATTGGTGGAATAAGAACTGGATTTGAAAAGGTTTTTAAAGAAGAATCAGAATTTGTTTTTGCTTCTGAATTAGATAAATATGCACAAATAGCTTATTTTGAAAATTATAATGAAAAGCCTTATGGAGATATAACTAAAATAAAGGAAGAAGATATACCAAATCATGACATTATACTAGCAGGTTTTCCAT
Protein-coding regions in this window:
- a CDS encoding ATP-binding protein, giving the protein MIKYIQNKQIRNITAVNLDFIREQYLSKLTSKNRLVGLIGQRGVGKTTLLLQYLKQNFKALEYLYFSADDVYIINSSIYDIADEFVRLGGKVIVIDEIHKYQNWANEIKTIYDSFPELIIRFSGSSMLNILNEKFDLSRRCVISYVKPLSFREFLKLSENINVPQLSFEEILNNHNELSSTLALENPTLYKSFFKYLQIGFYPFFIEDEIEYKNKLFNACEKIINEDIPSLNKIEYTHLSIFKKFIAKLIYAKVPFKVNIAELCREFGVSHPTLATYLEILQNSKLIKPIKKQSNNISKKPEKLLFGNTNLLYTFADEFGVEVDIGTVRETFFTSCFDTIYYSDIGDFSVDGYIFEIGGKNKKFTQIKDINNSYLVIDTDYTMEKNKIPLWLFGLLY